In one window of Thermodesulfobacteriota bacterium DNA:
- the pyrF gene encoding orotidine-5'-phosphate decarboxylase, with protein MSLSPKDRIIFALDVPDIKGAQRYVDLLKDRVGVFKVGLELFVACGPDVVRMVRERGGRAVFLDLKFHDIPETVKGAVRSAAALGVDFITVHASDGSSLLKAAVEAAGKTKVLGVTVLTSLSKDSFSEAGIDGDFTPESLVLYRAGVAKASRCAGIVSSGLEAGAVREALGPDFLIVTPGVRMAEDARGDQKRIVTPFEAVSNGADYIVVGRPIRDSKDPAGAAERIASEIEKAMQGRAL; from the coding sequence ATGAGCCTTTCCCCAAAAGACCGCATCATCTTCGCCCTGGACGTGCCTGATATCAAGGGCGCGCAAAGATACGTAGACCTTCTCAAAGACCGCGTGGGCGTATTCAAGGTAGGGCTTGAGCTCTTCGTGGCCTGCGGCCCGGATGTGGTAAGGATGGTGCGCGAAAGGGGAGGGCGCGCCGTTTTCCTCGATTTGAAATTCCACGATATACCGGAGACAGTAAAGGGGGCCGTACGCTCGGCAGCCGCCCTGGGCGTTGATTTTATTACCGTCCACGCCTCTGACGGAAGCTCCCTTCTGAAGGCAGCGGTCGAGGCTGCCGGGAAGACGAAGGTGCTCGGCGTCACCGTTCTTACGAGCCTTTCAAAGGACTCGTTTTCCGAAGCAGGGATAGACGGGGATTTTACGCCCGAATCGCTTGTGCTTTACCGGGCCGGGGTCGCGAAGGCCTCAAGGTGCGCGGGAATAGTCTCCTCCGGGCTTGAGGCCGGGGCCGTGCGAGAAGCGCTCGGCCCGGATTTTCTCATCGTCACGCCGGGGGTGCGCATGGCCGAGGACGCCAGGGGTGACCAGAAGCGGATAGTGACGCCGTTCGAGGCCGTCTCTAACGGGGCCGACTATATAGTCGTTGGCCGCCCCATAAGGGATTCTAAAGACCCGGCCGGCGCGGCGGAAAGGATCGCTTCGGAGATAGAGAAGGCGATGCAGGGGCGGGCCTTATAG